The following DNA comes from Deltaproteobacteria bacterium.
GCCGCCTGGCCGACGGCATGTACGAGTTGGTCCAGCGCCTGCCCGACCTCGACGGCGCGCTCGGCCGCGCCGCGGCGTTCCAGGGTGAGTTGGCGGACGTGCCCCTCGTCGACTTGATGCGCCACTGCGAGGACAACGCTCTCACCTGCACGATCGCGGTCGTGCGGGATTTCGATCGCGGCGCGATCGTGTATCGCGCGGGGGACATCGTCGACGTCGAACTCAACGGCAGCCACGACGACAATCACATCGTCGAGCTGCTGCGCATGGAGGGGGCGCGGTTTCGCGTGACCGCGCCGCCGCTGGACCTCGCGATCGAGGGATGGCCGGCGGTGCAACGCGCGCCGACGGCGCCGTTCGAGCCGCACCGGCCGCGCGCCGCGGCCGGCGCCGCGGCCGACGCTGCGCCGCGCGACCGCACCGCCGGCGACCGCTCCGCCGCGAACGCCACCCGGGCGCGCGGCGGCCGGCGCGCGGCCATCGGGATCGCCCTCGCCGTCGCGTTCGCCGCCGCGGCCTACGCGGCGCGCGCGCTCGGCTGGCTCGGGTGATCGCACGCCGGCGCCCCGCACGCCCGCCCGGGCGCCGGCGGCGGCCGCTACGCGCGAGAGCCAGGGGCTGTCCCTGAGTGCAGTGCGCCTCGGGCGACGCCCGTGGGTTCTCAGGCAAGGCGCGACGAAGGCGCTGGGTGGGCCCAGGGAACGGAGGAGCAGTGCAGCGTGACGGTTCAGGGACATCGCACGTGGTGTGCCGTGTTCAGGGACAGCCCCTGACGCGGCGGGCGATGCCGTACTCGCGCGCGGCGTAGTCGGCCAGTTCGGCCTCGAGCTGGCGGCGGGCGCGAAACAGCCGCGACATCACGGTGCCGATCGGTACGCCGAGCCGCCCGGCGACGTCGCGGTAGCTGCGCCCGCCGAGGTCG
Coding sequences within:
- a CDS encoding DUF4388 domain-containing protein; this translates as MQTSVPAPHLSSNRLEGSLCDTPLDRLLAACRRHLITGTVWVRTPRAVGRVDLRAGGVDAAEFGDLTGDDAVDALCRLADGMYELVQRLPDLDGALGRAAAFQGELADVPLVDLMRHCEDNALTCTIAVVRDFDRGAIVYRAGDIVDVELNGSHDDNHIVELLRMEGARFRVTAPPLDLAIEGWPAVQRAPTAPFEPHRPRAAAGAAADAAPRDRTAGDRSAANATRARGGRRAAIGIALAVAFAAAAYAARALGWLG